The following coding sequences lie in one Chanos chanos chromosome 4, fChaCha1.1, whole genome shotgun sequence genomic window:
- the LOC115810043 gene encoding putative ZDHHC-type palmitoyltransferase 6: MPPVAGSGGSGIFESVQRGNIEQVAFLIQSDRTVLKQKGWGGFTALHFAALHGNRPVAELLLNSGADPNIPCDAGQTAFHFASRHGNINIIHKMMQHGADLRTMDHQGKTALHHAVSGGSVIAIQYLWETGMFRFSDTDNFRITPLHIAASTGNTDVVSYLLRDSRCAVDAVDQQGATALHVAAEKGMIEVCWLLLQSAGFHILHVRNNAGLTPWDLCSRGTSFRHQQLTNILSQFMNKPPDQKPKESYVMFYWTLFMPTLSGAVVLLVAAALGEYGGLFCGLFFPWLAKVTLSQYHRMSSYQRLPNPVYLGTLTAGIIHSLVCFYVKILFSIWPAHALLHVSVLHFSLLLGLFWTVLTRNPGQLQKADSDPRFGSIADLVEGNQNPNRFCIYCEIFQVDNCKHCRLCDMCIQDYDHHCLFLNRCVGRDNHRLFVLFIMAMLVGHLIFIYAGGCYLHLKLTGLERSGWSVAVGKEPWVLLLTLLNVVTLAWESWLLTEQFDAIAMGTTTYFKQCRPREHSRRKRWTAVLSFLLEGKRRVGQKRSLLTDL; the protein is encoded by the exons ATGCCTCCTGTCGCGGGATCAGGAGGAAGTGGCATATTTGAATCAGTTCAGAGGGGCAACATCGAACAAGTTGCATTTCTTATACAAAGTGATCGAACGGTCTTGAAACAAAAAG GCTGGGGTGGCTTCACTGCGCTCCATTTTGCTGCTCTCCATGGAAACCGTCCCGTGGCGGAGCTTCTGCTGAACAGTGGAGCTGATCCTAACATCCCCTGTGATGCAGGGCAGACTGCCTTCCATTTTGCATCCAG GCATGGCAATATTAATATCATACATAAAATGATGCAGCACGGAGCTGACTTACGTACTATGGATCATCAAGGGAAGACAGCTCTTCACCACGCTGTCAGTGGAggaagtgt TATTGCCATACAGTACCTATGGGAGACAGGAATGTTCCGGTTCTCAGATACTGATAACTTCCGGATCACTCCACTGCACATAGCAGCTTCCACTGGGAACACGGATGTCGTCAGTTACCTGCTGCGAGACAGC AGATGTGCAGTGGATGCAGttgaccagcagggggcaacAGCGCTACACGTCGCTGCAGAGAAAGGCATGATCGAGGTGTGTTGGCTGCTGCTGCAGAGTGCGGGTTTCCACATCTTACATGTGAGAAACAACGCTGGCCTCACGCCTTGGGACCTCTGTAGTCGAGGAACCAGTTTTAG acatCAGCAACTCACTAACATTTTATCCCAGTTCATGAATAAACCACCTGATCAGAAACCCAAAGAATCATATG TAATGTTTTACTGGACTCTCTTCATGCCCACTCTGAGTGGAGCTGTGGTCCTCCTGGTCGCTGCTGCGTTGGGAGAATACGGAGGGCTATTCTGTGGTCTGTTTTTCCCATGGCTGGCTAAAGTCACTTTGTCTCAGTATCACAGAATGAGCAGCTATCAGAG gtTACCAAATCCTGTGTACTTGGGGACCCTGACTGCAGGCATAATTCATTCTTTAGTCTGCTTTTACGTCAAAATTTTGTTTA GTATTTGGCCAGCCCATGCGCTTCTCCATGTATCCGTCCTCCACTTCTCCCTACTGCTGGGACTCTTCTGGACGGTACTGACCCGGAACCCGGGACAGCTCCAGAAAGCCGACTCAGACCCCAGGTTCGGCAGCATAGCGGACCTGGTGGAGGGTAACCAGAATCCCAATCGCTTTTGTATCTACTGTGAG ATTTTCCAGGTGGACAACTGTAAGCACTGTCGTTTGTGTGACATGTGCATTCAGGACTACGATCACCACTGTCTCTTCCTGAACCGCTGCGTGGGACGGGACAACCACCGCCTCTTCGTACTCTTCATCATGGCCATGCTGGTTGGCCACCTCATCTTCATTTACGCGGGCGGATGTTACCTCCACCTAAAGCTGACAGGGCTGGAGAGGTCAGGGTGGAGCGTCGCTGTGGGGAAAGAGCCCTGGGTCTTGCTGCTGACACTCTTAAACGTCGTGACGCTGGCCTGGGAGAGCTGGCTGCTGACGGAGCAGTTCGACGCCATCGCCATGGGAACCACCACATACTTCAAGCAATGTCGACCCAGAGAGCATTCCAGAAGGAAGCGCTGGACCGCGGTCCTTTCTTTTCTACTCGAAGGGAAAAGACGGGTTGGCCAAAAGCGCAGTCTCTTAACAGACCTATGA